The following proteins are encoded in a genomic region of Nicotiana sylvestris chromosome 4, ASM39365v2, whole genome shotgun sequence:
- the LOC104242120 gene encoding LRR receptor-like serine/threonine-protein kinase RPK2, with amino-acid sequence MQLLDRKEKPGILFSRTLNLFLMIAFVFSCFSFSASEEVVYEKIALLELKKSLGDSSGISSSWKAEKSSYCSWYGVSCNSNSRVSELRIRGNSTNSAFCTSNPELALHGFGIRRNSCFHMNVKLVGNLSSVIGYLKDLRVLSLPFHDLTGEIPVQIWGLDNLEVLDLEGNFIQGNFSSYNFSGLRKLRVLNLGFNRIVGEFPTSLAKCRFLSVLNLAGNRINDVIPGFIGGFEKLRVLNLSFNRLIGHVPLNLGIKCKNLEHLDLSFNFLQGEIPRVLGKCSHLRTLLLTSNAFTGAIPSELGRLQRLEVLDVSRNSLYGPIPPQLGNCLNLSILVLSNLFNLHRELPFDDALGELNFFEGSIPSVITMLPKLEVLWAPGANLRGHFPNEWGHCDSLKVVNLAQNFFVGKISGLFVRCHGLFFLNISSNRLSGNLDKKLPVPCMTLFDISKNLMSGPIPQYNTSVCPRDPSSDKNLINTFNPTFSYLSFLTYKTFSESRLPFPTTGLPVIHNFGGNSFTGGIPLLPMVHESLGKRIDYAFLAGGNKLTGSLNGSLFGNCDGLGGMSVNVSSNEISGQVPAYICSECRSLKSFDESRNNISGSLPKHLGHCNSLIVLDLSWNKLHGQIPADLYDMKNLTFLSLANNQLSGSISPFFSQMHSLEVLDLSSNSFSGDIPEGLMRLVNLTVLLLNNNTLTGQIPSGLENMTSLHACNFSFNNLSGVLPSDEVIKSCSFIGNPFLSSRPKLAVFSAPPMGKQPNAPPPRPESKNAKRGLCSIEIAAAVSATVIVSVLAIIVAFCMHIAKRTASPKVEASESPERSDVTVFNDIGVRLTYDNIVHATRNFSWSNCIGNGGFGSTYKAEVSSGLIVAVKRLLVERCQGVRQFEAEINSLKSISHPNLITLIGYFASEADMFLIYNYIPGGSLEKFIRDRASRVFDFKVLHKIALDISLGIAYLHDQCVPRIVHRDVKPSNILLDNEMNAYLSDFGLSRIMGPETCTTTNVAGTFGYVAPEYALTCRVSDKADVYSYGVVLLELLSDKRALDPSFSVHENGFNIVSWANMLLRDNKIQDIFYTGLWEAGPEDKLVDMLHLALMCTTESLSARPRMRQVVGQLKELAPLVPSS; translated from the coding sequence ATGCAGTTGTTGGACAGAAAGGAAAAACCTGGGATTCTGTTTTCAAGAACACTGAATTTGTTCTTGATGATTGCATTTGTTTTCTCTTGCTTTTCCTTTTCAGCTTCTGAAGAGGTGGTTTATGAGAAAATAGCTTTGTTGGAATTGAAGAAATCACTTGGTGATTCCTCTGGCATTTCATCAAGCTGGAAAGCAGAAAAGTCTAGCTACTGTTCTTGGTATGGAGTGTCATGCAACTCAAATTCCAGGGTTTCAGAATTGAGAATCAGAGGTAATAGTACTAATTCTGCTTTTTGTACTAGTAATCCTGAGTTAGCATTGCATGGCTTTGGCATTAGAAGAAACAGTTGCTTTCATATGAATGTTAAACTTGTTGGGAATTTGTCTTCTGTTATTGGATACCTCAAAGATCTTAGGGTTCTATCTCTTCCATTCCATGATCTTACTGGTGAAATTCCTGTTCAGATATGGGGATTAGATAATCTTGAAGTACTTGATTTAGAAGGGAATTTCATTCAGGGAAATTTTTCGAGCTATAATTTTTCTGGTTTGAGAAAACTAAGAGTTCTTAACCTGGGGTTTAACAGAATTGTAGGGGAGTTTCCAACTTCTCTAGCAAAATGTAGGTTTTTGAGTGTATTGAATTTAGCGGGAAACAGAATAAATGATGTCATTCCAGGGTTTATAGGTGGTTTCGAAAAGTTAAGGGTGCTTAATTTGTCGTTTAATCGATTAATTGGGCATGTTCCACTTAACTTGGGGATTAAATGCAAGAATCTTGAACATTTAGATTTGTCATTTAATTTCCTACAAGGGGAGATTCCGCGTGTATTGGGGAAATGTAGTCACTTAAGGACTCTTTTGTTGACTTCAAATGCATTTACTGGTGCTATCCCTTCTGAGCTAGGTAGGCTTCAAAGGCTTGAAGTTCTGGATGTTTCGCGAAACAGCCTTTACGGTCCTATTCCACCACAGCTTGGAAATTGCCTTAATTTGTCGATTCTTGTTCTCTCAAATCTCTTCAATCTGCATAGGGAGCTGCCATTTGATGATGCATTAGGTGAGCTGAACTTCTTTGAGGGCTCCATTCCTTCAGTGATTACTATGCTGCCAAAATTGGAAGTACTTTGGGCTCCAGGAGCAAATCTCAGAGGACATTTTCCCAATGAATGGGGACATTGTGACAGCCTAAAGGTGGTGAATTTAGCTCAAAACTTTTTCGTGGGCAAAATTTCTGGTTTGTTTGTCCGGTGCCATGGTCTTTTTTTTCTTAACATCAGCTCAAACAGGCTCTCTGGGAATCTTGATAAAAAGCTTCCTGTTCCTTGTATGACTCTTTTCGATATCAGTAAGAACCTCATGTCAGGCCCAATTCCCCAGTATAACACAAGTGTTTGTCCCCGTGATCCCTCATCCGACAAGAACCTTATCAACACTTTCAATCCAACTTTTTCCTACCTGTCATTCTTAACATATAAAACTTTTTCAGAGAGCCGTTTGCCTTTTCCTACTACCGGTCTTCCAGTGATTCATAATTTTGGTGGAAACAGCTTCACCGGTGGAATTCCTTTACTTCCAATGGTCCATGAAAGCTTAGGAAAGCGCATTGATTATGCGTTTCTTGCTGGTGGAAACAAGCTTACTGGATCATTGAATGGGAGCTTATTTGGAAACTGTGATGGATTAGGTGGAATGTCAGTTAATGTAAGCAGCAATGAGATCTCTGGTCAAGTTCCTGCTTACATATGTTCAGAATGCAGGTCTCTCAAATCTTTTGACGAGTCCAGAAACAATATCTCTGGGTCCTTGCCCAAGCACCTTGGTCATTGTAATTCCCTCATTGTACTTGACTTGAGCTGGAACAAGTTGCACGGTCAAATTCCGGCTGATCTCTATGACATGAAGAATCTAACTTTTCTAAGCTTGGCTAATAACCAGCTTAGTGGCAGCATCTCTCCTTTCTTTTCTCAGATGCATTCTCTTGAAGTTTTGGACCTCTCATCAAACTCATTCTCTGGTGACATTCCTGAAGGTCTCATGCGCCTGGTAAATTTAACCGTTCTGTTGCTCAACAATAATACATTGACTGGACAGATTCCCTCAGGTTTGGAAAATATGACATCTCTTCATGCATGCAACTTCTCATTCAATAATTTATCTGGAGTGTTGCCATCGGATGAGGTGATAAAGTCGTGTAGCTTTATTGGAAATCCTTTTCTTTCATCCAGGCCAAAACTCGCTGTTTTTTCAGCACCACCAATGGGTAAACAACCCAATGCTCCTCCACCAAGGCCTGAGTCTAAAAATGCTAAGAGAGGACTTTGTTCCATTGAAATTGCTGCTGCAGTATCTGCAACTGTCATTGTTTCAGTTCTTGCTATTATTGTTGCCTTCTGTATGCACATAGCAAAGCGGACAGCAAGTCCTAAAGTTGAGGCCTCTGAATCACCTGAAAGAAGTGATGTTACAGTTTTCAATGACATAGGAGTACGTTTGACATATGATAACATCGTCCACGCTACCAGAAACTTTAGCTGGAGCAACTGCATTGGAAATGGTGGTTTTGGTTCCACATACAAAGCTGAAGTTTCCTCTGGTCTTATAGTGGCAGTAAAGAGGCTATTGGTCGAAAGATGTCAAGGAGTTCGCCAGTTCGAGGCTGAGATTAATAGCCTTAAAAGCATAAGTCATCCCAATCTCATTACACTAATTGGCTATTTTGCAAGTGAGGCAGATATGTTCCTGATATATAATTATATCCCAGGAGGTAGTTTAGAGAAATTTATACGGGATAGAGCCAGTAGAGTGTTTGATTTTAAAGTGCTACACAAGATTGCTCTCGACATTTCCCTTGGAATTGCTTATCTACATGATCAATGTGTCCCACGCATTGTCCACCGTGATGTCAAGCCAAGTAATATATTGTTGGACAATGAGATGAACGCTTATTTATCGGATTTTGGGTTGTCAAGGATCATGGGACCAGAAACCTGCACAACCACAAATGTAGCAGGAACTTTCGGGTACGTAGCACCAGAATATGCTCTAACATGTCGCGTGTCAGACAAGGCCGATGTTTACAGCTATGGTGTCGTGCTACTCGAGTTGCTCTCTGACAAGCGAGCTCTAGATCCTTCGTTCTCTGTGCACGAGAACGGATTCAACATTGTTTCATGGGCAAACATGTTACTGCGCGATAACAAGATACAGGACATATTCTACACCGGTTTATGGGAGGCAGGTCCGGAGGACAAACTTGTGGACATGTTGCATTTGGCTCTAATGTGTACTACAGAATCCCTTTCTGCCAGGCCAAGAATGAGGCAGGTCGTCGGGCAATTGAAAGAACTCGCACCACTTGTGCCTTCTAGCTAA